One region of Oncorhynchus mykiss isolate Arlee chromosome 8, USDA_OmykA_1.1, whole genome shotgun sequence genomic DNA includes:
- the ccr9a gene encoding chemokine receptor (The RefSeq protein has 2 substitutions compared to this genomic sequence), with product MPIIGDLVTSPMASEVYDYDSSFTPTAGEDDLEDFMCDKSPVRAFRGQYEPPLYWTIIILGGLGNLTVVWIYLHFRQRLKTMTDVYLLNLAVADLFFLGTLPLWAVEATQGWNFSSGLCKVTSALYKINFFSSMLLLTCISVDRYVVIVQTTMAQNSKRQRLSCSKLVCACVWLLAVALALPEFMFANVKNLEGRGYCTMVYWSNQDNRTKIMVLGLQICMGFCLPLLVMVFCYAGIIRTLLKTRSFQKHKALRVILVVVAVFVLSQLPYNSVLVMEATQAANSTQTDCSVAKRFNVVGQVLKSLAYTHACLNPFLYVFVGVRFRRDILKLLRIYHCWPAKGKLRKIQGGPGRSSVMSDTDTTQALSL from the exons ATGCCAATTATAGGTGACTTGGTGACTTCACCAATGGCTTCAGAG GTGTATGACTATGACTCCAGCTTCACCCCCACGGCTGGTGAGGACGATCTGGAAGACTTTATGTGCGACAAATCTCCCGTCAGGGCATTCCGAGGCCAGTACGAACCCCCTCTCTACTGGACCATCATCATCCTGGGCGGCCTGGGCAACCTGACCGTGGTTTGGATCTACCTGCACTTCCGCCAGCGTCTCAAGACCATGACCGATGTCTACCTGTTGAACCTAGCTGTGGCCGACCTCTTCTTCCTGGGCACTCTGCCCCTCTGGGCCGTGGAGGCCACCCAGGGATGGAACTTCAGCTCGGGTCTCTGCAAGGTCACCTCAGCCCTCTACAAGATCAACTTCTTCAGCAGCATGCTGCTGCTCACCTGCATCAGCGTTGATCGCTACGTGGTCATCGTCCAGACCACCATGGCCCAGAACTCCAAGAGACAGCGCCTGAGCTGCAGCAAATTGGTGTGCGCCTGCGTCTGGCTACTGGCCGTGGCTTTGGCCCTGCCTGAGTTCATGTTCGCCAATGTCAAGAATCTGGAGGGCCGGGGCTACTGCACCATGGTCTACTGGAGTAACCAGGACAACCGCACCAAGATCATGGTCCTGGGGCTTCAGATCTGCATGGGCTTCTGCCTGCCCCTGCTGGTCATGGTGTTCTGCTACGCCGGCATCATCCGCACCCTGCTCAAAACCCGCAGCTTCCAGAAACACAAGGCGTTGCGCGTGATCCTGGTGGTGGTGGCTGTGTTTGTCCTCTCCCAGTTGCCGTACAACAGCGTGCTGGTGATGGAGGCCACCCAGGCGGCCAACAGCACTCAGACAGACTGCAGTGCGGCAAAGCGGTTCAATGTGGTCAGCCAGGTGCTGAAGAGCCTGGCTTACACGCACGCCTGCCTCAATCCCTTCCTGTATGTGTTTGTGGGCGTACGCTTCCGCAGAGACATCCTCAAGCTTCTCCGCATCTACCACTGCTGGCCGGCCAAGGGGAAACTCCGCAAGATCCAGGGAGGCCCCGGGCGCTCCTCAGTTATGTCAGACACGGACACCACACAAGCACTCTCGCTTTGA
- the ccr9a gene encoding C-C chemokine receptor type 9a isoform X1: MPIIGDLVTSPMASEVYDYDSSFTPTAGEDDLEDFMCDKSPVRAFRGQYEPPLYWTIIILGGLGNLTVVWIYLHFRQRLKTMTDVYLLNLAVADLFFLGTLPLWAVEATQGWNFSSGLCKVTSALYKINFFSSMLLLTCISVDRYVVIVQTTMAQNSKRQRLSCSKLVCACVWLLAVALALPEFMFANVKNLEGRGYCTMVYWSNQDNRTKIMVLGLQICMGFCLPLLVMVFCYAGIIRTLLKTRSFQKHKALRVILVVVAVFVLSQLPYNSVLVMEATQAANSTQTDCSAAKRFNVVSQVLKSLAYTHACLNPFLYVFVGVRFRRDILKLLRIYHCWPAKGKLRKIQGGPGRSSVMSDTDTTQALSL; encoded by the exons ATGCCAATTATAGGTGACTTGGTGACTTCACCAATGGCTTCAGAG GTGTATGACTATGACTCCAGCTTCACCCCCACGGCTGGTGAGGACGATCTGGAAGACTTTATGTGCGACAAATCTCCCGTCAGGGCATTCCGAGGCCAGTACGAACCCCCTCTCTACTGGACCATCATCATCCTGGGCGGCCTGGGCAACCTGACCGTGGTTTGGATCTACCTGCACTTCCGCCAGCGTCTCAAGACCATGACCGATGTCTACCTGTTGAACCTAGCTGTGGCCGACCTCTTCTTCCTGGGCACTCTGCCCCTCTGGGCCGTGGAGGCCACCCAGGGATGGAACTTCAGCTCGGGTCTCTGCAAGGTCACCTCAGCCCTCTACAAGATCAACTTCTTCAGCAGCATGCTGCTGCTCACCTGCATCAGCGTTGATCGCTACGTGGTCATCGTCCAGACCACCATGGCCCAGAACTCCAAGAGACAGCGCCTGAGCTGCAGCAAATTGGTGTGCGCCTGCGTCTGGCTACTGGCCGTGGCTTTGGCCCTGCCTGAGTTCATGTTCGCCAATGTCAAGAATCTGGAGGGCCGGGGCTACTGCACCATGGTCTACTGGAGTAACCAGGACAACCGCACCAAGATCATGGTCCTGGGGCTTCAGATCTGCATGGGCTTCTGCCTGCCCCTGCTGGTCATGGTGTTCTGCTACGCCGGCATCATCCGCACCCTGCTCAAAACCCGCAGCTTCCAGAAACACAAGGCGTTGCGCGTGATCCTGGTGGTGGTGGCTGTGTTTGTCCTCTCCCAGTTGCCGTACAACAGCGTGCTGGTGATGGAGGCCACCCAGGCGGCCAACAGCACTCAGACAGACTGCAGTGCGGCAAAGCGGTTCAATGTGGTCAGCCAGGTGCTGAAGAGCCTGGCTTACACGCACGCCTGCCTCAATCCCTTCCTGTATGTGTTTGTGGGCGTACGCTTCCGCAGAGACATCCTCAAGCTTCTCCGCATCTACCACTGCTGGCCGGCCAAGGGGAAACTCCGCAAGATCCAGGGAGGCCCCGGGCGCTCCTCAGTTATGTCAGACACGGACACCACACAAGCACTCTCGCTTTGA